Within the Miscanthus floridulus cultivar M001 chromosome 2, ASM1932011v1, whole genome shotgun sequence genome, the region TCTTGATACAATACGCCACTTCACAGAATTAGTTCTGCTCCAAATGAGCGAATCAATGGAAGGAACAACCATCTCATCACCTCCGAACGTTATCCTGATCTAGAAATTGTCTCAAAAACACGTCTCATTACTAGGAATGAGATTGCTAAGACATAGCTAGGCCTTGTGCCTCTTGGTCTTTGTCTTAGGAGCCATGaaatcgtcatcgtcatcgtcatctgtGTCACTTGCCTTCCTCTTCTTTTGAGACGTCAGTTTTCCAGCACTCTTTGCAGACGCAACTGACTTCTTTGCAGATGAAGGCAGTGCCTTGGTTggagttggagaagaaggctTTCTCTTGGCCACAGGTGTTTTGACTGGTGACTTTAGCTTTTGGCCTTGTTTCTTCTCAAAAACTTTTGTAGCCACATCCAACGGGAGCAAACCCCATTCCATCAACCTATGCACATCCAAAGAGTAATTGAATATATTAGTTTGCTTTAATAAGAACATTCACGCATCCTTGAACTCCTGACACTGAAGGATAAATATATTAACACAGACTGCAGAAAAACCAATTCGGTTCATAAATATGCATTCAGGTCTGGGAGCTGTGTCAGCGGACATTTGATCATTTGACCAGTTAGTGATACCTTCCGGAATGTTGTAGGTGCACTCAGTAAGATGGAAAGTTAGTATATTCTATGGCAAGAGAATGATCTAGTGCAGTGATGAATTTGCTGGGAACTAGCTGAAACCAAGACACAGCAACTACCAAAAAAAAAGAGTTGCCAAAGGATTCTTTTTCATAACAGAAAGTAACCAATGCTAGAGGCTAACTCTTTAATATTTAAATTTAAACCAAGTAAAAAGGCTTAATATTTGGCATTATGCATGTTTTTTAAGGAATTCATATCAGAATGGCATGGTTTAAAATAAAAAGGAGTTATTTCAGCTAACCTTAGTTTATCTTTCCACAAGATATTACTTCACAAGATACCTTTCAACTAATCTAACATCAACCAAACATAATGCTAAATATTAATTCACAACATCATGGAAGCACAAAAAGGCATGGTTCATTTCTTTATTAAACAACAAAGGACCCATTTCGTGAGAATCACAATCAGATTGGCCTTTGCGTGCAGGTTTACATGTTCAGAATTAGAGCTCCGCAAATACATGCCTAAGTTTGCTACACTACATCTTAATCATGCCATAGTGTCTTAGGCAGCTGTATGGTTCAGACGCACGTGGCGTGCCACACTTTCTAAGCACCCTATCCCACACGTCATAGACTCTTTTTTCTAGCCAGAAAAGGTTGCCTTAGTTACCTAAGCTATAGTTGTGGACTTGTGGTACCCTTAGGCATCAACCAAACAGGATGTGCAGAATACTATGTTTCCTGCTACATCATATTATTAACACAGACTGTAATAACGAGTTACAAAATCCTAGAAAAATTCTTGTTTGTACTGTTGTTTACACAGTTACAGAATGTGAGCATTGTTGCCATAATGATGCGTGTCACCACTGTGATTATGCTTGACAAACACTTTGTGAAGACGaatagatctccaaaagttatgcaAGCTTTGGCAATGATTTATCAAATATATGACATTTTATCCCATTGGTTCTCAGGACCAGATTGGTCTGTACTGATCCAACAAGATATGGGCCACACTACAGCTACATCTAGTTGGCTTGTAACACAAATCTTTAcaagcttataaatatttagtaTCTCACCAGGTAGCAGCCATGTCACTGGTGGGGACCTGCTCGTAGAGTGATTCATAGAATATCCTCAATGGATCCCTCTGCAGCAAAAAGAAAATTAGCTTGTTTTGCAGATGCATATCAGATTGGAGAAGGTTAGAATGGTCATACTTCTGCAGGAGGATCATGCTTCTGCCCTGGCAATTCATACACTTTCCTCTCTTTCTTCACCTTCTCTGCCTTTACAATGGCCATGTTTGCCTCTTCTTTGACACCCACTCGTTTCTTCCTTTTCTTAACCTCCTTCACCAAGTCACAAGACAATAAGTAAATTTATAACAACAGAATATCAGCCCAAGTAGATTGCATACCTTGAGATCTTCCAAATCTTCATCTTTTAATTTCTTAACCTTGGATGTCTTGGCATTACTTCCAGCAGTACCTGCACTTTTCTTCTGTGATATTGGCTGAAAGGTGCATAATTGTTAACCTCAAAACAAGAAGCTAGAGAAATGTAGCTGAGAACAATAGGGCGTGAAAATTGCAACCGTgaaatcaccatcatcatcagaatcagttTCTTCTTTCTTAACTTTCGAAACCTTCATATTGCTAATCGTGGTGCCTTTCTGCTTCTCGTTTCCCTACAAAATAGGAAAATGTTGGCTTCTTTAGAAGACACAACAAAGAGTACCACGGTTCAGTAATCTAAGGCAACATCATGCCATGTGCTCATGTTAGGGCAACAGTGAAGACGCTAAATCAAAGTTAACAACCCTCAATTTTTGAACTAAATCCCAAAAATTCCGATAAAATTCCCTGAGATACAGAAAGTCCCAGGTTATCCCAACATTGGCCTGGAGGCCGGGGCATATCCGACCCACGGGAGACGGCAAAGCTTCGCCTCTGCGTTTACAAATCTACAACATCTACAAATAAAGTTGATAAAATGAGCTAACTGAAGGTAACCTAGCATTGCGCTAAAAGAAAATGGTAACCTAGCAAAAATATTATCCAAATAAATAAATCCCTCAAGACTAGCGTCGCTCGCACCACGACGCCCGCCACGCCACAGGCCAGAAAACAGAGATCTGGGGTAGATGCAAACAAACCTTCTTTCCCCGGGAACGCGAAATCGGCATGTTGtcttcgtcgtcgtcctcctccttctTGACCTTAGAGGCGTTCGCATTACCCGATTTCTTGGCCCTAGAAATTGCCAGTGGAACGTTGTCCAATTCgtcgtcatcttcctcctcctccttcgggGGCTTCTTTACGGCTGCGggactggcggcggcggcgtcctctcCGGCCATCACCAACTCGCGCGGCGAGGGTTCGCTTCGTTTtgctgctgctggctgctgctattGCCTACCGGGACGAAATACTGAGGCAGCGCTACGGCCCGCGAGTCCGTCATCAGGACCATAAAGATATGCGGTTCGGCGAACCGGCCCATATAGAAACGACCTTTATGGCCCTTCCGACGGTTAGTGGATCAGAAGCCCTAGAACACGATCCAAGGGAGCAATGTCAATCTCTGCACCTAAAATATTTCTAATGCTATCGTCTGTACCCCGCACCCGGCCTTTAGGGTGAAAAAAAAAAACGTTTCTAATTTCTATTATACGGCTAGAAAAAACGCTTCCGAAATAAAAACTTATAcggcaaaaaaaaacactgtAAAAAAAAACAACGTCCCCGGTATAAAAAAAAAACCAATacgaaaataaagaaaaaaacaaCGGCCCCGTTTCCCAAAAATATCCtatatggcaaaaaaaaaaagcttcTAAAAGAAACATATACGGCAAAATAAAAACCTGTTTCTGAAACAAACTCTTTCACATCGAAAATCATATACGACAAAAAAAAAGTTATCGAAACAAACTCTTCCACGTCGAAAATCATATAAAAACTGATTATAGGCCGATGAAACAGATCAGACACATATTCAAACAGAGAAATTCGGCAAGAGCTTTACTTACTGCAACAAAAAAAATCACGCACATATTCATACTCACTCATACACAGAAAATCTTTGTTGACATCAACGAAATAGATCATGCACATATTCACCACTACACCTAAAAAATTCCCAATGTCATCGTCGGATGTAAAGTTATTACGCTTCGCCCAGCTTAAACCGCACGCTCCGGCATCGCTCTGCCCGCGTGGGTCCGCGTCCGAGAGTCCACGTTGCCAGGATGCCAAGTTAATTTGCTCCGCCCCAGCTTATAATGGCGAGTCCGGTACGTGAATCCCGCACGCTCCCACGTCGCCCCGCCCGTCGAGCCCCAcgtctcggcaaagaaaaaacaCGCGCGCGCATGCGCCCTAGCTACAGCCTACGTCGGCAGCGACGTACGCCTGCGACCTACTGGCTGCTGTCGTGCGTAGTCCCGGCGTATGCGGGAGCGCGCGTCCCCATGGACGCAGGTGACGCGTTGCTGCAGTATGTGCTGGCGGCAGCCACAGCGCTCGCCATGCTCTGTGACGTGCTCGTCGTCTGCTCCGCTTCGCCCTAGCTCCAGCCTATGCCGCTAGCGGTGGGCACCTGCCAACGCTCGCCTTGCTCGCCCGCGCGTCTGCGGCTCGGCGTCCCGCTCGCCTCGTGCGTGTGCGGCCTCGCGTATGCAACCCGCTCGCACTCGCGCGAAAGCAGGAACAAAGGAACGACGTGGCGTGGCCCGTGGGTCGAACGGACAGACCTCCTACCCGCACGTTACAGACAACTCCGTTGCGTGGTGATTCACCTTATGCCCGCACGTAACAACTTAGCCCATTAGTCTACCACATCCACATAACAAGGAAAATCGGGATGAATTTAGAAATAGTTTAGGGTTCCAATGCAAAAGTGTTTATTAGATTCTATTAAATTTTGAAAATGTATAATAACAAAACACAGAAATGATAattaaaaatgaaacaaatttgtTAGGTTTCCGATCTACATTATATATGTCATAAAAATCATGAAATATGCTTTATGAAATcaatttttttatatttcttACTATGTTCAGCTAAACACAAACCACGTGTATTGTCGTAGATATGGATTAAAAAATGTTAATATGTTTGTCTAAACCATAAGACATGTGTTTCGTTGTACAAATGGATACAAATGTGTTGTTCCGTGCAATGCACGGATATATATCTGGTTGCCTATATAAAGTCGTCTTATTCGGtgatgctgaaatttagcttatgttgatacttatgctgaaatattgtaaaaaaatattgttccgtaACTAAAAAGTAACTCTAAATAAGCTAAGCGAACAGGGCAGTATCTATTCGACTACATGCAAATTTGGTACCGTACGCAACTACAACTGCAGAGGATCCCGCGCTTCAGTTTCGCTATAATCCTGGTGACGATTTTTGTGATCCAGATATCGGAAAGCATCTTTGCTTAGGCTTGACTAGACACGAAAGGTCCATCACAAATCAGACAGAACGATTTCTAAGAGTGTTCGGCTGTTCACTTGTACCATGGATTTTAGATTATTTCGGATGATTTAACAGTGTTACGTGAGAATGAACAGCCGAACACGCTTGCCTCTAGCTCTAGGGACCACAGACGTCCACATTGATATGTGTGGATCACTTCAGTTCATACATGGTAACTGCCGGAGCATAGGGCAAAGGGCCTGTTCGGCGGGCCGGCTAAAGctatcttaggccctgtttagatttcaaaaaataaattcaccatatcgaatcttgcggcacatacatggagtactaaaggTAGAcgaaaaaacaaaactaattgcacaattgggtgagaaatcgcgagacgaaactttcgaacctaattagttcataattagacactaattgcctaatacaaacaaaagtactacagtagccaaaactaaAAAATTTtaccaactaaacgcgcccttagtgTGGAAGAAAAATACTGTCAAATAACCCGGCTGATAGGCTCGAGCGAACAAGAATCCAGAGACTTACGGTCCACTCCAATTAGGCAATTCAAGGAAGGAAGCATATCAGCATGCAATCGCACGTAATCTTCCGCTACACGGATTTTGCTCTCCCCGGAAAAAAAGGGAGAGCAGAGGACCGCGCTGCCGGTCTCCACGCGTACGCCGTGCCAGACGTCGCGCACCGACTGACCGACCCCTCAgattataatataatataatataatataatataatataatataatataatataatataatataatataatataatataatataatataatataatataatataatataatataatataatataatataataaccTGATCTGCTTATGTTTGTGCAAATCCTCCACAATCATACTACACGAGTAGTGTTTGTTGTGTGAGCTTCCGACTGTCAGGTGTCAAATCAGCAGGCCTGGGCGTCCGATCCTCTGCCTCCACCGTCCCTGCGTACGATCTGCACACGTCAGCAGCAGGAGCCTTTGGGTCGTTACACGCACCTATCCATCTCCGCGCACACGACACGATCGTGGTTGGTTACACGCGCCTATATCCCCATCGTCGGTTCGCCCCCACGTCCCGCCTCTCCCTCGGCTCGCTTTCCCCTGCCTTCGCCCAACGCTCCCcgaaacaagcagcagcagcaggaggaggagaaccTAGAGGCCAGAGCAACCAACCAAGGTCCAAGGCAACAACCGCCAGCCAAGCCAGCCAGCCATGTCGTACTACGGCGACCGGCGCGCGGAGTCGTCGATCGTGGAGGCGTTCACGCTGTCGCCGCTGCCGTACCCGGTGATCCTGATCCTGCTCATGGTGACGCTCCTGCTGGGCGTCTCCTGGTTCTTCACCTACGAGGACTTCATCGAGGAGGCGTCGCAGCAGCTGAGCTGGGCGCTGCTGGCCGTGCCCATCGCGCTCGTCCTCCTCATCCGCTGGATCTCCTCCGTCGACTCCTTCGAGGGATACTTCGGCTTCTACCCCAGGGAGAGCCGCTGGAAGGGCTACGAGCGGCCCCCCGCCGAGGGCAGCTCACCCTGGGGCGTCGCCATGGTCGTCCTGCTCCTCCTCGTGCTCGCCAGCTTCCACTCCACCATCCAAGACATGTGGAGGCCGTGATCGATGAATACACAATTCTGCCTCCGATCCATGCATCAGTTCCCATACGTGATCTTCTATACCTTCATGCCGCGTGCTCGATTGATCAGATCTCATGCTTTTTCCTTTGCGTGCTTGGTTGGTTCAATTCCACGCGCGCACGTATGCGCTTGTACTGGTTGCTGGTTGATCAATCGATGATTCCATGTACATATGTTATTATTAATTAGGGGATGCTGGCTATTAGCTGCAGCCTATAGAGTTTGGGGATGGTATACTCACCACTTAGCTGCCTGTATGTAAGACTGGTTTTGGTTTTGTTATAGTAATCGCAATTCGTGGCTTGGTTTCTGTTCTGGATGTATCCGTTTTCAAGGTTCCTTTGCTTTGGTTTCCCTGTCTTGAATTGACTGGAACCGTCTCACACTTGGTTCTCTCTATCCACCAATATACatcccgtgctaacgctacagaaaaaataaaaaaataatgttTCTTGAAAATAAAGTAAATATCAGGTTCATTATACAGATATTTCTAGCCTACTCAAGGTTTAAGCATCGAAGCACTGATTTGCATAAGAGGGAAACTGATTTACTGGCATACTGATAGTGCCTATTTGTACTGAATTATTCCAGAAAGCTTGATTTGCATCTAACAAATTTATAATCAATACTCCAACAGATATAGACATGAACACATAACTCAGTCTGAAGCCTTAATTTCATCACACAACTTAACATGAATCAGTACAGGTATGAAAACAAATCCAAAAACAAGAATGGTGCAGATCTAATCCCCACCTAAAAACATCACCAAATCTAGGTATTTGTCCTCCTGGAATGAAGCATTGATTTTGGATCTGCCAATAACATAGAAAGTTGAAACTCAAATTAATTAATGGATAGCGACTTCAACTAGATATACAGTGTGGTTTCTCTCTGTCATACCTGCTTTGTGGATCAATGTAGCACTGCTCGAGGAAGAAGTTTCATCATCACAAATCAAATGCCTGCTCATCTGTTCTATTTTGTATACAAGAGCCCATCATGTTCAGAACTTCGAACACAACGATAAAGTTCCCATGAGGCCATGATCAATTTTCACTATATATCAGGGAATAAAACTATGCATCAAAATGGACGAGTGCAGCCTGCAGATAGACCCACAAGTAACATACATTAAGTGGAATACCTCAACTTCAtacccgtgctaacgctatgggCCATATTAGATACAAGTTAATTCTATCAAATTTAAATTACTTCGTTAAGATTCAATCAAAAACATATTTCTGTGGCTCAAAAAAATTCAAGCGTTGCAGGTACTAATCACTCCAAGATGGACCAAAACACGCCAATTATATTGGACAAGGAAAATATCCCACCAATTGTGCACAAGAAtgatattgcccgtgctaacgctatggtAGCATCTATCAATGCAAATCAAACAACCAACGAATATCTTTTAGTAATCAAGCATGTATTCTCACGTCATATATGGTGTATAACCAAATATTTTTGTCATATATATATCAACTCGAGCAAACACAATTCCATTCAAATTGATGATACTCCTTTTTGATAGTGCATACATGTACACTTCATGTATCCACTTAAATAAATGTGTATAAATACTCTTATGCCCGCCTCAAAAATATTTTTTATCATTTGAAATTGAATAGAATATTTTTCTCATAATAATTGAATGGATGGGAATACCATTGACTTCGTAGCATAATCAAGAATTTTGAAAGTAAGCAACATCtctaaagaaataaaaaacaaccAACTACCTCGCATTGTCAACATTCTAAAAATTTGGGCATCAAATTGAGATACTCGAACCAGAGAAGGGTTCTAAGACTTGAACATACAAAGCTCGAATTGTCAACACCAATTAAAAAAATCAACAGCATGTTGACTGAACCAAGCATCCAAGAACTCTCCATTTAAGAATAGGGAATTCCATCGAACACCTTACATGCATATGCTTTGACAAAGAGACAGTCACAGACAGAGCGGTTGGCTTACGAAGACGCGGCATACTGAGTTAGTGACCTGCATGTCCCTTGTGTGGCCAGCTCCTCCTCCATGTGTCCTCTGTGGCGGCCGCCGCGCGCCTCACCGTTGACTGCCTCCATACACACTTGCATAGCCCCCAGTGCCCTCCCCAGCTTCAGCTGCCACCATGTCCCCTTCATCGCCAATGTCGGCTTCAACTGTCAGCTCGACTTTCTTGGCTTCAGTATGGCTTGCATGTAGGTCTGGTGGGTGGCAGTGGCCGGTGCACAAGGCCACAGTCACCTAGAGCAGTGGCTCACAACCAAGCTATTGCCATTCTATGATTTCATCAAGAATCAATCCGTTGAAATAGTAATATGAAATAACAGATATATAAATTGGCCGGTGCACAAGACACATGTTTCCAGCATTTGAACATCCCGCAACCAAAGCGGTCATTTTACTGTTAATATTGCCTTTCGATTATGCCAGAGCATATCAACCCCCTGGAGGATATTAAGACGACTAGTGGCTCCAATGGAACACTGATTATTTACTTTCAATCAAAGCATTTGTGTAATTAAGTAGTATTGCCAAGTAAGTTTGCAGGTCTCATGACTTATTTTCTTAGTTAAATGCACTTTAAATTCTTTTTCTTAAGGCCTTATGAGTCTCTTAATTAAGCTTATGGTCATGTTTTTTGTACTTGCTCCTATTGAATCAACTGCATAAAGTGGCATGAATTAATTTAACTGGATTACGGATCTGGTATGAATGTCAAGTAGAAAATCTGAGCTTTGAACGAATGAAAAtagtttgaatatatatcttgatgggaaaataaaaaatttcaaatACAGCTATTGACAAGATCCGTAATTCAGAGCTTGAGGTCATAAGCAGTTGGCACTGACTTTTGTATTGACCTGTTGCTTAATTCCCCAGCTAGCTGTTGGTAAAcaacatttactattttatgataatAAAGATGAACATTGGCCGACCAAGATAAGTGCTCATCAGGTTGCAACTTGCAAACTTGGGGATAGTTTCGATGAAGCTCATAATgacattgtctacaattcatggTCTCAAGAAAAAAATTCAGAATCAATAAGCCCTCAAATATTGATGCAAGTGCAATCGGGCTGCCATGAGAGAGACGTACATTAAAAATCCCATGTGAACAAAAGCTATCAATCTGACACAACCAAACTGGATGCCCAATTCACACACATCCAAAGTCGTCCTACAGGAGCAAAATTCACTTTAGTAATCAAGGGTAGGAAATTGACGCATCGATCAGGAAAATAGGGATGATAAGCATACTTCACACCAAGACTATTTTGGAGTCCATTAGATGATCTAATGTACGCCTTCTCAGACATCCCGCTCATATGCACAGCCTCCGCCTGGTCAAATATCACCTGGAACCATAGCAATCAACAAACGAAATGATGCAGGTTACAACAGGACCTAGAAGATTCCTTACATGGGCAATTCATCGAACAGTTGACCAACAACCTAGACTCACTTGGACGCAGTGATCTCCAGGCAGATGATGGCCTTGCAGACCTAGCCCTACAAAAGCACGCAGGTCATAGGCACGTCCGCGCGGCGTAAGACGGACGGGAACTCGGGAGAGGGTGGGCATTCCGGGCCGCTTACGATGCCGAGGATAGAACCGTCGAAGTTGACATCGTAGGGGCGACGAAGCTCGCCCGGCCTTGCAGATGACGGAGCATCGGTTCATCACGCCCACCTCGTTCCCCGTTCCTCGATGGCCAACTCCCATGGTGGCGGCGGCAGGAGGCCCTGCGATGGCCGCCTCCCATGGTGGCGGCGGCCCGTCCCACCTGCGCGCGGCGGCTTCCTGGTGCTGggcgtggaggagagagggggatAGGAGTCGGCGCGTGGGGCGGCCCGTCGCCCTACGCCTGTAGGTGCTCAGCCAGCCCCGCGCGGCCCCctcccaccggcggcggcggctccctgGTGCTGGGCGTGGGGAGAGGAGTCGGCGCGTGGGATCCAGATCCAGGTTTGGCAGTCGTTTGAGCCgagaaaagagaaaaataaaaaagactGAGGATCCATCAATCGAACCGTGGCTGCAAGGCGCGCGGGAGTGCGAGGAGGGCGCGGGGGTGAGAAGCCTGGCATCCCACATCACATCTAATCGTGGTCATCGGATTTGGTTTAGATGTTTTATTAGCCCTTAATTTTAATGCAGATGAATTACTATGTATATTTTCCTGAGTGCACAATGGTTTGAGGCTCTCAGTGAAGGACTTTTTTTTTTGAGTACCTAGTATAATTTTGATCCGTCCGTAGACATTCGTGCGTGAACTATACGTGGACACTATACTGTGGTCGGGTGTGTGGGATTCTTTACTTGGCCAGCAGCGCTCATCGTCAACATGGAAACAACAGTTGTTGGCCTCTGGTTCGTGGGAGACACAGTAAACTTCAAACGTGCGTAAGTACAGCGGCGTCACTCGATCAGATCATGTATGTATTGGACTAATTAACGGGCATGTATATGATATGCACAgggaaaaaaataaaagttgtagatgtgATAAGAGCGGGCACTGCATTCGGCGCCGGCAATCATGCCACTCGCCTCCTACTCTACTTCTATTTTTCCGTTTGGCCATGTATACTTGAATGGTTTCAGAGTTCAGAGGTGAGACCGGTGAGAGTTGCGCCTCTCCATTCTCAGCCCATGCCTGTCCTGTAATGTCCGGCCAGCACTCGTGTTGGAGAAGCGGGCAGCACTTTGACGGACACACGGAGGAAGACAAGGAGTGGTGGTGGTTGGCCCGTCGCCCGACGACAGGGAACCTTTTGTGCTCCAA harbors:
- the LOC136534467 gene encoding uncharacterized protein isoform X2 is translated as MAGEDAAAASPAAVKKPPKEEEEDDDELDNVPLAISRAKKSGNANASKVKKEEDDDEDNMPISRSRGKKGNEKQKGTTISNMKVSKVKKEETDSDDDGDFTKKSAGTAGSNAKTSKVKKLKDEDLEDLKEVKKRKKRVGVKEEANMAIVKAEKVKKERKVYELPGQKHDPPAERDPLRIFYESLYEQVPTSDMAATWLMEWGLLPLDVATKVFEKKQGQKLKSPVKTPVAKRKPSSPTPTKALPSSAKKSVASAKSAGKLTSQKKRKASDTDDDDDDDFMAPKTKTKRHKA
- the LOC136534480 gene encoding uncharacterized protein encodes the protein MSYYGDRRAESSIVEAFTLSPLPYPVILILLMVTLLLGVSWFFTYEDFIEEASQQLSWALLAVPIALVLLIRWISSVDSFEGYFGFYPRESRWKGYERPPAEGSSPWGVAMVVLLLLVLASFHSTIQDMWRP
- the LOC136534467 gene encoding uncharacterized protein isoform X1 yields the protein MAGEDAAAASPAAVKKPPKEEEEDDDELDNVPLAISRAKKSGNANASKVKKEEDDDEDNMPISRSRGKKGNEKQKGTTISNMKVSKVKKEETDSDDDGDFTPISQKKSAGTAGSNAKTSKVKKLKDEDLEDLKEVKKRKKRVGVKEEANMAIVKAEKVKKERKVYELPGQKHDPPAERDPLRIFYESLYEQVPTSDMAATWLMEWGLLPLDVATKVFEKKQGQKLKSPVKTPVAKRKPSSPTPTKALPSSAKKSVASAKSAGKLTSQKKRKASDTDDDDDDDFMAPKTKTKRHKA